The genomic DNA CAGAACCCGGACCTCACGGAGAAGGACATTCGGATCACGCTCGATCGCGTGCGCTCCTCCGACGCTCCGGGACCGATCGAGGCCTTCAAGAAGTACGGCTCCGACTTCGTCGTGGCCGAGACCACCGAGGATCTGGTCGCGGGAATGAACGCGCGCTCCCGCGGACCGGTCATCGATCACGACCATCTAGTGGAGCAGATCCAGCAGCGGGACCGACAGACCGAGCATGCGTTCTCGAAGGACGCGCAGGTCCAGGCCATCCACAATGCGCGGTCCTACCTCGGCGACAAGATCGTGCGTGCGGTCAAACCACACAAGATCCTCGACCCGGCACACGGTCCGCTCATCGCGGTGCGTCTGAGTCTGCTTTCGCGCAAGACCCTCGGAGGGCTGGAGACGAACCTCGACGGGCAGGTGCTGGCGGGATCCGGCGAGACGATTCCGGGCCTCTACGCGGCCGGCGAGGTCACCGGTTTCGGGGGCGGCGGAATGCACGGGTACAACGCACTCGAGGGAACGTTCCTCGGTGGTTGCATCTTCTCCGGCCTCCGCGCCGGACGCGCTGCCGCAGAGCAGGCGGGCCGTGCGGTGGCATCTGGGCGACCGGAAAGCGGGTCTGCACAAGGCGAAGGAGCGCACTCGTGACCAGCTGCACGCAGTCAGATCTCACCGTCTTAGTCACGGGCGGCACCTCGGGAATCGGTCGAGCCGTCGCCGAGGCGCTGGCGGCGAAAGGCTGCACGGTGCTGGCAACCGGCCGAAACCCCGACCGCATCTCCCCCGCCGATCGGATCCCCGGTGTCCGCTATCTTCCGCTGGATCTCGCCGATCCCGACGGCCCCGACCGGCTGGCCGCGGAGCTCGAGGAGCTTGGCCTGCTCAACGGCATCGATGTGCTCATCAACAATGCCGGGGAGAGCCAGTCGGGTCCGTTCGAAGAGCTGCCGGCCGAGGCCATCGAACGGCTCTTCCGCACGAATGTGTTCGGCCCCGTTCGATTGAGCCAACTCATACTGCCCGGAATGCGTGCTCGGCGGGCGGGGCGCATCATCATGGTCGGGTCGATGCTCGCCAGCTTCCCCTTGGCCCACCGCAGTTCGTATTCGGCGGCGAAGGCGGCTCTGCGCGCTTTCTCCACGGCGGCTCGGCAGGAGCTCTCGCCCTTCGGCGTGTGGGTGAGCACCGTCGAACCGGGATCGATCGCCACGGGCATCGGGTTGCGGCGGACGAAATACCTCGACGACGGTTCGCCCTATACGCAGGACGTGACGACGATGCTCGAGCATCTCGATGCCAACGAACGCGGCGGCATTCCGGCCGAGAAGGTTGCGGCCACGATCGTCGATGCGATCATCGCGCCGAGGCCGCGGGAGTTCTACGCCGTCGGCAGCAGAGCACCGCTGCCGTTCCTGCTGGGGCGTGCGCTTCCCCGCGAGCTCATGTCGAAGATCGTCGCCGCCCAGCACGGCCTCAAGCGGTGAGCGTCTCAGTCGCCGGGTCCGGAGGATTGCTGTACCGCTGATGTCAGGCTGAAGCGCTGAAGCTGGCCGCCCGACCTGGCGTCCTACTGCAGGCGGGACGGAATGAGGTGCTGCGTGGTGGAGATTCCGAGTACCCGCTGCTGCCGCGACAGGTTGTAGGTCCGGTCCGACTGCAGGTACTTGACGAGGAAGAGCTTCGCTCGGTCCCCGCGCTTGAACACGCCCTTGATCCTGAGTCCGAGCTTCGCCGCGAACAGCGCTTTGTCCTTCGCCACGCCTTCGATGACGACTTGGTCGTAGCCCATCCGCGCGAAGTGCGTGACGATCGCCTCTTTGAGCCGGTACGGAATCGGGTCGCCGATATTGAAGGGTCCCGCCGCCGACGGCACGTCGAGGCAGGCGAGCGCGGCCCGCACCACATTGTCGACATGCGTCAGGGTGAGCTTCTGCCGACCGCCGCCGGCCAGCCGCAGCACACCCTTCTTAGACAGCCTCGACAGTAACGGCATGAGCATCGTCTCCCCCGGACCGTAGACGGCCGCGGGACGCAGGATCGCGGCATCGGGGCGGATCCTCATGATGAGCTGCTCGGCGAGTGCATGAGTGCGCGAGTATGCGTCGGCGAAGTCGTTGGGGTCCTTCGGCCCGGCTTCCTCCCACAACTCGGCGTGGGGTTCGGACTCGGAATACACCGTCGTCGAGGACACGTGGACGATGCGGGCCTTCGGAAACGCATCGAGGACATGACGTGTGCCCGTCACCTTCACGTTGTAGAGGGCGTCGTCATCGGCACTGACGGAGGCGATTCCGGCACAGTGGAAGACCGCGGTCACATTCTTGGCCAACGAGGTCACCGAGGCGGACGCGGGTTGGGTGATGTCCCAGTGCTGGAAGTTCACTCCGGGGATCTCGGGATCTCGCCGGCACAGCGCGTAGACCGTGTCGTCCCGATCGGCGAGCGCCCGTGCAATGGCACCACCGATGAAGCCGCTGGCTCCGGTCACTATCACCGCCACAATGTTCCCTCTCTCATCTTCACGCCCACCGCCTCAGCGGCGGTGCTGCCGCTGCGGCACCCTCTTCGTCAGGAAGGCGTCGATCCCTTCCTGCGCATCGGCCGCGACGGCGTTGTCCGCCATCACCTGCGACATCCGCGCATAGGCATCGGCCACAGGCAGTTCCCGCTGTTCGTAGAACGCGGCCTTTCCTAGGGCAACTGTAGCCGACGAGGCGGACGCGACTTTGAGAGCCAATTCCATGGTGGCGGACTCGAGGTCGGCGTCGGCGACGACATCGGAGACGAGACCGAACTTCAGCGCATCGTCAGCGGTCACGAAATCACCGGTCAGCAGCATCCGCATCGCCTGCTTCGCGGGCACCGCACGGGAGAGCGCCACCATCGGCGTCGAACAGAACAGCCCGATCTTCACTCCCGAAGTTGCGAATCTGGCGGACTCGGCGGCAACGGCCAGATCGCAGGTCGCCACCAGCTGGCAGCCGGCTGCCGTGGCCACTCCCTGAACCTGCGCGATGACCGGCTGCGGGATGGATTGGATGAGCTGCATCAGCCGTGCACAGGCATCGAACGTGGTCTGCTGCGTCTCCAGATCCGCCCCGCGGATCTCGGTGAGGTCATGACCGGAGCTGAACACATGGCCGGCGGTGGTGAGGATGACCGCGCGCACATCGGTGCGGTCGGCCACCTCGGTGAGGGTGTCGATGAGGTCTTCCATGACCTCACGCGACAGTGCGTTGCGCGTGGACGGCCGGTTGATCGTCACGGACGCGACTCCGTCGTCGAGGTGGCCGAATACAATTGATTCCGACATAGCCTCATTCTGCCAATGGTCGCCGGGCCGCGCGGAATCTGCGCAGACGATCTCCGCCCGCCTCCGGACACATCCGCCCCGAGGGATGCGGCACGGAAGGACTGGCATGACCACACTGCTGATGATCATCGGATTCGGTGCCGCCACCTCGGTGGTGGTCGGATTGGGACAGAAGCTCAAACTTCCGTGGCCGGCCCTCATGGTCCTCATCGGCATCGCCGGTGCGTTCATCCCCACCTTCGCCGAGGTGGCCATCGATCCGGAGCTCGTTCTCCCCCTCTTCCTGCCGCCCCTGCTCTTCGCCGCCGCACAGAAGACATCGTGGGCGCTGTTCGCGATCCGGTGGCGCACGATCCTCGGCATGTCCGTGGCGCTGGTCGGGGTGACCGTGGCCGCAGTCGCCGGGTCCGCGGTCTTCCTCATCCCCGGAATCACGATCGCCGCGGCCATCGCGCTCGGCGCCATGCTCGCCCCACCCGATCCCGTCGCCGTCGAAGCCGTCGCCAGCACCGTGTCGATCCCCCGCCGCATCATGTCGACCCTGCAGAGCGAGGGCCTGTTCAACGATGCCGCCTCCTTGGTCATCTTCCAGACCGCGATGGCCGCGGTATTGGCCGGCACCGAGGTGGACTATGCAGATCTGGCCGTGTCGTTCGTCGTCTCCGCCGTCGTGGCGATCATCGTCGGCCTCGTCCTGTCCTTCGCCGCCTGGTGGGTGATGGAGAAGATCGATCACACGATCGCTCGCTCCTCCCTCATGCTCGTCCTGCCCTTCGGCGTCTACCTCGTCGCCGAGCACTTCCACGCCAGCGGGGTCATCGCCGTCGTCGTCGCCGCTCTCGAAGTGCGGCGCCGCGATGTCGAGGGCAACTCGGCGGAGCGGGTGACGCAGAACTCGACGTGGCAGGTCCTCGAGATGCTCATCACCGGAATCGCCTTCGGACTCATCGGTCTCGACCTGCGCCTCATCGTCGAATCCGAGCACGCCGACCTCGGGCGAGCGCTGCTCGTCGGCGGGCTCATCGCTCTCATCGTCGTCGCCGTCCGCTTCGTATGGCTGCTGCTGGGCACTGTCATCGAACGCAAGCGACGCGAGGAGGATCCGGATGCCGCACCTTTGAGCGTCCGCGATGCCACGCTGATGACCTGGGGCGGGATGCGCGGCCTCGCCACGGTCGCCCTGGCTCTGTCGATCCCGGCCACGACGTCCTCCGGCGCCCCGTTCCCCGGCCGGTCCTATATCGTCGTCGCGGCCGCGGTGGTCCTACTGGTCACTCTGGTGCTGGCGGGCCTGAGCTTTCCGACCGTCGTCGCCGCCCTCGGCATCGACGACGAGGCGGAGAAGGAACATCAGGCGACCAGGGACATCGCACTGCGCGCCTACAAGGCCGCGATGCGCGAGATCAAGAACGATGACAGCCTGCCCGACGACGTCATCGAACCCCTGCGGGCACGGTTCAAAGTCCTGCACGATCACCTCAGCGGAACCACCGATGATCAGGCGAGCTCGGAACAGGCGATGGCCTTCAAGGAACACCGGGAGCAGATGCTGGCCGTGCAGAAGAAAGCCATGCAGTCCGCCCGCGCCGAGGTGCTCAAGGCCCGTCGCGAACGCGGCACCGATCCGGAGGTCGCGGACAAGGTGCTCCACCGCTTCGACCTCCAGTCGGTCATCACGAGGTAGGGACGGGCGGCGAAATTCTTCTCGATTTTCAAAGTTGAGCGGAATAGACTCAACTTTGTCGGTGTTGTTCCTTTCGAGAGCTGAAATCAGCACAGAATTTGAGAAGGAGATGCGTACATGGACGCACAGATGACAACCAGATCCCGGGAGGCGCTGCAGGCTGCGGTCAACGACGTCGTCGCCCGGAAGAACAACCAGATCGAACCGGCTCACCTCGTCGCGGCCCTGCTCGACCAGCCCGATTCGCTCGCTGCGACCCTGCTGACGAAGGTCGGCGCCGACCCGCAGGCCGTGCTGCGCTCCATCGAATCCGTGATCAGCGGGTTCCCCACCGTCAGCGGTTCCACCGTCAGCCAGCCGGGACTCTCCCGCGCCGGCCTGGAGATGGTGAACCTCGCGCAGGAGGAGATGACGGCGCTCGGTGACCAGTTCGTCTCGACCGAGCACCTGCTGCTCGCCGCTGCGGCCGGCAAGGACGGCGCCGGTGAGGCCCTGCGCGCGAATGGGGCGAACCGGGACGCGCTGCTCGCGGCCCTGCCCGAACTGCGTGCCGGAAAGAAGGTAACCTCGGAGAACCCCGAGGAGACGATGCAGTCGCTGGAGAAATTCGGCATCGACCTCACCGCCGTCGCCCGGGAAGGCAAGCTCGACCCGGTGATCGGCCGCGATAAGGAAGTGCGCCGCGTCGTGCAGGTGCTCTCGCGCAGGACGAAGAACAACCCCGTCCTCATCGGTGAGCCCGGCGTCGGCAAGACCTCCGTCGTCGAAGGCCTGGCCCAGCGGATCGTGGCCGGAGACGTGCCCGAATCGCTGCGCGACAAGACCCTCATCAGCCTCGACCTCTCCGCAATGGTCGCCGGTGCGAAGTACCGCGGCGAGTTCGAGGAGCGGTTCAAGGCCGTGCTCGAGGAGATCAAGAACGCCGACGGCCGGATCATCACCTTCATCGACGAGCTCCACACGATCGTCGGTGCCGGTGCCGGCGGAGACTCCTCGATGGACGCAGGCAATATGCTCAAGCCGATGCTCGCCCGCGGTGAGCTGCGGATGATCGGTGCCACCACGCTGGACGAGTACCGCGAGAACATCGAGAAGGATCCCGCCCTGGAGCGGCGGTTCCAGCAGGTCTTCGTCGGTGAGCCCAGTGTCGAGGACACGATCGCGATCCTGCGTGGGCTCAAGGAACGCTACGAGGCCCACCACAAGGTCTCGATCAACGACGGCGCCCTGGTCGCGGCCGCTACGATGTCGAACCGGTACATCACCGGCAGGCAGCTGCCGGACAAGGCCATCGACCTCGTCGACGAGGCGGCTTCCCGCCTGCGGATGGAGATCGATTCGGCCCCTGTCGAGATCGATGAGCTCCGCCGCGCCGTGGACCGCCTGAAGATGGAGGACATGGCCCTGGCGAAGGAGACCGATTCCGCCTCGATCGAGAGGTTGAGTGCCCTGCGTGCCGACCTTGCCGACAAGGAGGAGGAGCTGCGCGGACTCGAAGCCACGTGGGAGTCCCAGCGTGCCGGCCTCAATCGGGTCGGTGAGCTGAAGACGAAGCTCGACGAGCTGCGTTCGGCCGCCGAGAAGGCTCAGCGCGACACGGACCTCGAAACCGCATCCCGCCTGCTCTACGGCGAGATCCCTGCCGTGCAGAAGGAGATCGCCGAGGCCGAAGCCGCCGAGGCCCAGGCCGAGGCGGGAGCGGAATCCGATCAGATGGTCTCGGACAAGGTCTCGAGCAACGACATCGCCGAGGTGGTCTCCTCGTGGACGGGCATCCCGGCCGGACGCCTCGTCCAGGGCGAGGTCGAGAAGCTGCTGGGAGCCGAGGGCATCCTCGGTGAGCGTCTCATCGGGCAGAAGAACGCCGTCGCCGCGGTCTCCGACGCCATCCGCCGTTCGCGTGCCGGTGTCGCCGACCCGGACCGCCCGACCGGTTCGTTCCTGTTCCTCGGACCCACCGGCGTCGGCAAGACGGAGCTCGCGAAGTCTCTCGCGGACTTCCTCTTCGACGACGAGAAGGCCCTGATCAGGATCGATATGAGCGAATACGGTGAGAAGCACACCGTGTCCCGCCTCGTCGGTGCCCCTCCGGGCTACGTCGGATACGACGAGGGCGGCCAACTCACCGAGGCGGTCCGCCGTCGCCCGTACTCCGTCGTCCTGCTCGACGAGGTGGAGAAGGCGCACCCCAGTGTCTTCGACATCCTGCTCCAGGTCCTCGACGACGGGCGGCTCACCGATGGTCAGGGACGCACGGTCGACTTCAGGAACACCATCCTGATCCTGACCTCGAACCTCGGCTCGCAGTTCCTCGTCGACGAGAGCCTGTCGACCGAGGAGCAGCGGTCCAAGGTGCTCGATGTCGTGCATTCGACATTCAAGCCCGAGTTCCTCAACCGCCTCGACGACATCGTGCTCTTCGATGCGCTCAGCCAGGCAGAGCTCGCCTCGATCGTCGATCTGCAGATCGCGCACATGTCGAAGCGGCTGTCTGACCGTCGGGTCTCGCTCGAGGTCACTCAGGGTGCCGAGGACTGGTTGGCGCTCGAAGGCTACGACCCAGCGTTCGGTGCCCGTCCGCTGCGCAGGCTGGTCCAGCGCGAGATCGGCGACAAACTGGCCCGCGCTCTGCTGGCCGGCGACATCGTCGACGGGGACACCGTGGTCGTCGACCTGCCCGATGATCCCGAGGCCACCGGCCTGGAGCTGCGCCCCAAGCGGTAAGGCTCCCGGCACAGCACAGAAATGGGACACCCTGCTCTGGATCGCTCACTTTCTTCGGTGAGCATTTCAGAGCAGGGTGTCCCATTTCAGCTTCTGCTGGATGCTGAGCGCTGTGCGTGACGGTTACTTGCCGCGGGAGCCTGTGGAAGTCCGCGTACGAGTCTTCGAAGATCCGGCCTTCGCGCCGCCGCGACCAGCCGTACCGCCACGGCCACCAGCGGAACCGCCCGAAGCCCCACCGACCGACCGCGGCGCCGACGACGTCCACCAATGCCGCAGGTAGGCGCTGACCTTCGCGAATGAGCGGTCGCGGATGAAGATCGCATCGACGGCGATCATCGTCAGCGAGAACCACGGCAGACCCATAAGCAGGGCGATGCCCAAGTGGAAGGACAGGATGCCCAGCAGCGCGATGATGCGGGTGTAACGGTTGAAGAGCATGAACGGGAAGGCGCACTGGAAGAGGATCGATCCCCACGAGATCGCCACGACCATCGGCCCCCACGCCGTCATCAGGTCCGACAGCACCGGCCACGTGCCGAACTGCTGAGTGTGCAGCGGGTTGTACACGGCGTATCCGTGCTGCCACGCTTGGCCACCGGCCTTATACAGTCCGCCGGACATGTAGATCGCGCACACCTGGAACGCGAGCACGACGATGGCAAGGTTGTTGGCCATGATGAGCGCCCAGCGCCACTGCCCGCCGTCATTGTCCGGGAACTCCGGATTCCGTGCCCGCCGCCTGGCATCGAGTGACCACCGGCGGGTCGTGTCGGCGAAGAGCATCGCGATCATGAACATCCGGTAGGCGTTGTCGCCCTGATCCCCGGCCCCGTCGTTGAGCTCGATGAAGCTCACCCACAGCACCAGGTAGATCGGCAGGATGATCCGCGTCCGCCAACCGAGGATGATGACGATCGCCAGCAGCGCGAGTCCGATCATCATCGCCGTGAACAGCGGCGGAGTCGTCACCGCCCGGTGGAAGAGGGAGAAGAGCCAGATGTTCGGGAAGTCGCTCTTGGGTTCGGCGATCTCCCCGTTCCAGGCCGATCCCACACCGAAGGTGTAATGCCGCGCGCTGAAGTTCGTGAGGATGAGGCCGAGTCCGGTGAATCCGATGAGGATCCGCGTCACCGCCAGCCCGTACGTTGCGTGGTACCGGCCGGTGAGCATCTCCTCGAGCCAGTTCCACCCCTGCGCTAGCTTCGTCCGCACCAAGCTCGTCACCGGGACCAGCCCGAATTCGGGCGCCGAGTCACTCACCGAGGCGGCCCCATCGTTTCCGCGGCCCGCGAAGTCCGACCCGTGGTCCTTCTCCCGCTTCTCCGCCGAGGCGGCCGTGCCGGTCCGCTGGTCCGTGACCTCGCCGTCGGGATCGTCCCGGTCCTTGCGGTTCGTGTCGTCACTGTTCACCGACGCACCTCACTTCGTCCGAGGCACAGAAGTACTTCGTGAACTCCTCTTGGGACTGATCGTCTTCGACGACGAG from Brevibacterium sp. JSBI002 includes the following:
- a CDS encoding SDR family oxidoreductase, whose amino-acid sequence is MTSCTQSDLTVLVTGGTSGIGRAVAEALAAKGCTVLATGRNPDRISPADRIPGVRYLPLDLADPDGPDRLAAELEELGLLNGIDVLINNAGESQSGPFEELPAEAIERLFRTNVFGPVRLSQLILPGMRARRAGRIIMVGSMLASFPLAHRSSYSAAKAALRAFSTAARQELSPFGVWVSTVEPGSIATGIGLRRTKYLDDGSPYTQDVTTMLEHLDANERGGIPAEKVAATIVDAIIAPRPREFYAVGSRAPLPFLLGRALPRELMSKIVAAQHGLKR
- a CDS encoding NAD-dependent epimerase/dehydratase family protein yields the protein MTGASGFIGGAIARALADRDDTVYALCRRDPEIPGVNFQHWDITQPASASVTSLAKNVTAVFHCAGIASVSADDDALYNVKVTGTRHVLDAFPKARIVHVSSTTVYSESEPHAELWEEAGPKDPNDFADAYSRTHALAEQLIMRIRPDAAILRPAAVYGPGETMLMPLLSRLSKKGVLRLAGGGRQKLTLTHVDNVVRAALACLDVPSAAGPFNIGDPIPYRLKEAIVTHFARMGYDQVVIEGVAKDKALFAAKLGLRIKGVFKRGDRAKLFLVKYLQSDRTYNLSRQQRVLGISTTQHLIPSRLQ
- a CDS encoding enoyl-CoA hydratase: MSESIVFGHLDDGVASVTINRPSTRNALSREVMEDLIDTLTEVADRTDVRAVILTTAGHVFSSGHDLTEIRGADLETQQTTFDACARLMQLIQSIPQPVIAQVQGVATAAGCQLVATCDLAVAAESARFATSGVKIGLFCSTPMVALSRAVPAKQAMRMLLTGDFVTADDALKFGLVSDVVADADLESATMELALKVASASSATVALGKAAFYEQRELPVADAYARMSQVMADNAVAADAQEGIDAFLTKRVPQRQHRR
- a CDS encoding Na+/H+ antiporter — protein: MTTLLMIIGFGAATSVVVGLGQKLKLPWPALMVLIGIAGAFIPTFAEVAIDPELVLPLFLPPLLFAAAQKTSWALFAIRWRTILGMSVALVGVTVAAVAGSAVFLIPGITIAAAIALGAMLAPPDPVAVEAVASTVSIPRRIMSTLQSEGLFNDAASLVIFQTAMAAVLAGTEVDYADLAVSFVVSAVVAIIVGLVLSFAAWWVMEKIDHTIARSSLMLVLPFGVYLVAEHFHASGVIAVVVAALEVRRRDVEGNSAERVTQNSTWQVLEMLITGIAFGLIGLDLRLIVESEHADLGRALLVGGLIALIVVAVRFVWLLLGTVIERKRREEDPDAAPLSVRDATLMTWGGMRGLATVALALSIPATTSSGAPFPGRSYIVVAAAVVLLVTLVLAGLSFPTVVAALGIDDEAEKEHQATRDIALRAYKAAMREIKNDDSLPDDVIEPLRARFKVLHDHLSGTTDDQASSEQAMAFKEHREQMLAVQKKAMQSARAEVLKARRERGTDPEVADKVLHRFDLQSVITR
- the clpB gene encoding ATP-dependent chaperone ClpB — its product is MDAQMTTRSREALQAAVNDVVARKNNQIEPAHLVAALLDQPDSLAATLLTKVGADPQAVLRSIESVISGFPTVSGSTVSQPGLSRAGLEMVNLAQEEMTALGDQFVSTEHLLLAAAAGKDGAGEALRANGANRDALLAALPELRAGKKVTSENPEETMQSLEKFGIDLTAVAREGKLDPVIGRDKEVRRVVQVLSRRTKNNPVLIGEPGVGKTSVVEGLAQRIVAGDVPESLRDKTLISLDLSAMVAGAKYRGEFEERFKAVLEEIKNADGRIITFIDELHTIVGAGAGGDSSMDAGNMLKPMLARGELRMIGATTLDEYRENIEKDPALERRFQQVFVGEPSVEDTIAILRGLKERYEAHHKVSINDGALVAAATMSNRYITGRQLPDKAIDLVDEAASRLRMEIDSAPVEIDELRRAVDRLKMEDMALAKETDSASIERLSALRADLADKEEELRGLEATWESQRAGLNRVGELKTKLDELRSAAEKAQRDTDLETASRLLYGEIPAVQKEIAEAEAAEAQAEAGAESDQMVSDKVSSNDIAEVVSSWTGIPAGRLVQGEVEKLLGAEGILGERLIGQKNAVAAVSDAIRRSRAGVADPDRPTGSFLFLGPTGVGKTELAKSLADFLFDDEKALIRIDMSEYGEKHTVSRLVGAPPGYVGYDEGGQLTEAVRRRPYSVVLLDEVEKAHPSVFDILLQVLDDGRLTDGQGRTVDFRNTILILTSNLGSQFLVDESLSTEEQRSKVLDVVHSTFKPEFLNRLDDIVLFDALSQAELASIVDLQIAHMSKRLSDRRVSLEVTQGAEDWLALEGYDPAFGARPLRRLVQREIGDKLARALLAGDIVDGDTVVVDLPDDPEATGLELRPKR
- a CDS encoding HTTM domain-containing protein translates to MNSDDTNRKDRDDPDGEVTDQRTGTAASAEKREKDHGSDFAGRGNDGAASVSDSAPEFGLVPVTSLVRTKLAQGWNWLEEMLTGRYHATYGLAVTRILIGFTGLGLILTNFSARHYTFGVGSAWNGEIAEPKSDFPNIWLFSLFHRAVTTPPLFTAMMIGLALLAIVIILGWRTRIILPIYLVLWVSFIELNDGAGDQGDNAYRMFMIAMLFADTTRRWSLDARRRARNPEFPDNDGGQWRWALIMANNLAIVVLAFQVCAIYMSGGLYKAGGQAWQHGYAVYNPLHTQQFGTWPVLSDLMTAWGPMVVAISWGSILFQCAFPFMLFNRYTRIIALLGILSFHLGIALLMGLPWFSLTMIAVDAIFIRDRSFAKVSAYLRHWWTSSAPRSVGGASGGSAGGRGGTAGRGGAKAGSSKTRTRTSTGSRGK